In Platichthys flesus chromosome 20, fPlaFle2.1, whole genome shotgun sequence, a single genomic region encodes these proteins:
- the LOC133975988 gene encoding carbonic anhydrase 4-like gives MIFLVALVLTVCALTSRVDCATAGIDWCYHLPTCSDTNWATIAPKYCNGSRQSPININTSAAKTDENLKAFTYTNYGSTTALKTLQNTGKTVKAILESGLKISGGGLADNYDSLQFHLHWGNGTSFPGSEHTVDGKRYPMEMHIVNVKSSYNGNTTMAVRDSNGLAALGFFIEEMSGSATGEPAVWKTLTSYLANITNKGETVTLPSGISLDDLLVGVNRAKYYRYLGSLTTPACNEAVVWTVFKEPIKVSKDLIDLFSNTVHVNGSSSPLMTNVFRQIQPDQPVTTQAASSASTTCYSLGLVLLSLALWKNL, from the exons ATGATCTTCCTCGTAGCCCTTGTCCTCACTGTGTGCGCCCTCACATCAAGGGTTGATTGTGCCACGGCAGGAATTG ACTGGTGTTACCATCTCCCAACCTGCA gtGACACCAACTGGGCAACCATCGCTCCCAAATATTGTAATGGCTCCCGACAGTCgcccattaacattaacacatcAGCTGCCAAAACTGATGAAAACCTGAAGGCATTCACCTACACCAACTACGGCAGTACCACCGCCCTGAAAACCCTTCAAAACACCGGCAAGACAG TCAAGGCTATCCTGGAAAGCGGTCTCAAGATTTCCGGGGGAGGTCTTGCAGACAACTATGACAGCCTTCAGTTCCACCTGCACTGGGGAAATGGAACGTCATTCCCCGGGTCTGAGCACACAGTGGATGGCAAGCGCTACCCCATGGAG ATGCACATTGTAAACGTCAAGTCATCCTACAATGGCAACACAACCATGGCGGTTAGAGACTCCAATGGCCTTGCTGCTTTGGGTTTCTTCATCGAG GAGATGTCAGGCAGTGCCACTGGAGAACCTGCAGTCTGGAAGACCTTGACCTCCTATCTGGCTAACATCACAAACAAAG GTGAAACAGTAACCCTTCCTTCTGGAATCTCACTGGATGACCTCCTTGTTGGGGTGAACCGTGCTAAGTACTATCGTTACCTTGGCTCCTTGACTACCCCTGCTTGCAATGAGGCTGTCGTTTGGACTGTGTTCAAGGAGCCGATCAAAGTCAGCAAGGATTTG ATCGACCTCTTCAGCAATACAGTACACGTCAACGGCAGCTCATCGCCTTTAATGACGAATGTCTTCAGACAGATCCAGCCAGATCAACCAGTCACAACACAGGCTGCAAGCTCTGCCTCCACAACCTGCTACTCTCTGGGGCTGGTGCTGCTGAGTCTTGCTCTGTGGAAGAATCTGTAA
- the LOC133975992 gene encoding carbonic anhydrase 4-like produces MPNTPGQMIFLVALVLTVCALTSRVDCATAGTEWCYHLPTCSDTNWETIAPKHCNGSRQSPININTTAAKTDENLTEFTFTNFSSTTAQQTLENTGKTVKVTFASGVQISGGGLSEAYNSLQFHLHWGNGPSIPGSEHTVDGKRYPMELHIVNLKSSLNGNLTQALADSTSLAALGFFIEEMSGNATGEPASWKTLTSYLANITNKGQTFALPSGISLDDLLVGVNRAKYYRYLGSLTTPACNEVVVWTVFKEPIKVSKDLIDLFSNTVQVNGSSSPLMTNVFREIQPDQPVTTQAESSASTTCCSLGLVLLSLALWKYL; encoded by the exons ATGCCAAACACACCAGGCCAG ATGATCTTCCTCGTAGCCCTTGTCCTCACTGTGTGCGCCCTCACATCAAGGGTTGATTGTGCCACTGCAGGAACTG AATGGTGTTACCATCTCCCAACCTGCA gtGACACCAACTGGGAAACCATCGCTCCCAAACATTGTAATGGCTCCCGACAGTCgcccattaacattaacacaacagcTGCCAAAACTGATGAAAACCTGACAGAATTCACCTTTACCAACTTCAGCAGTACCACCGCACAGCAAACCCTTGAAAATACCGGcaagacag TCAAGGTTACATTTGCAAGTGGTGTTCAGATTTCAGGAGGAGGTCTCTCCGAAGCCTACAACAGCCTGCAATTCCACTTGCATTGGGGAAATGGCCCCTCAATCCCAGGCTCTGAGCACACAGTGGATGGCAAGCGCTACCCcatggag TTGCACATTGTAAACCTCAAGTCATCCTTAAATGGCAACTTAACCCAGGCGCTTGCAGACTCCACATCACTTGCTGCTCTTGGTTTCTTCATTGAG GAGATGTCAGGCAATGCCACTGGTGAACCTGCAAGCTGGAAGACCTTGACCTCCTATCTGGCTAACATCACAAACAAAG GTCAAACTTTCGCACTTCCTTCTGGAATCTCACTGGATGACCTCCTTGTTGGGGTGAACCGTGCTAAGTACTATCGTTACCTTGGCTCCTTGACCACCCCTGCTTGCAACGAGGTGGTCGTTTGGACTGTGTTCAAGGAGCCGATCAAAGTCAGCAAGGATTTG ATCGACCTCTTCAGCAATACAGTACAGGTCAACGGCAGCTCATCGCCTTTAATGACGAATGTCTTCAGAGAGATCCAGCCAGATCAACCAGTCACAACACAGGCTGAAAGCTCTGCCtccacaacctgctgctctctggGGCTGGTGCTGCTGAGTCTTGCTCTGTGGAAGTATCTGTAA
- the mmp25b gene encoding matrix metalloproteinase-17 has product MELALLLWMVLTLTESASAEADQYSRAVDWLSRYGYLPPQDPRTSQLRTKEGIEKAIKVMQRFGGVQETGVLDSATLKLISTPRCSLPDIVGSEDMLRKRRRRRKRYALSGLKWHKTDLTWSIQSFPSRSNSPRLDSNIVENLLYHAFKAWSDAAPLSFRKLQSVSGGTAAEGDIKVSFDRLLHEDGYPFDGKGGTLAHAFFPGNDKVAGDTHFDDDEIWSYGGAGESTDLFTVAVHEFGHALGLSHSSTDPSIMRPYYQGPVQDIANFKLELDDRMAIQQLYGVKDGGPPGGADPDPPRLPSPPPPKPTRPSEPSYSERCQGGFDAVANIRGEVFFFKGAHFWRTTRDGSLLSLNPAQIQNFWIGLPPGTNKVDAVYERKSDSRIIFFIGSQYWVFKDTEAMSGYPRPLSDWGMRTKSGAQVDRVDAAFIWAHNGKTYLFSRGEFWRFDESRRDEQGTRNPDPGYPKETSLWEGVPSDMDDIISWGEGDAYFFKDNLYWIVKNGGLNQVDVSSKSIAVDWLRCPAPSPTSPPRFPKECKCDLRGSSSILRSSWIILISVLLAINEFIRK; this is encoded by the exons ATGGagctggctctgctgctgtggatggTTTTGACCCTGACAGAGAGCGCATCGGCGGAGGCAGATCAGTACAGCCGAGCGGTG GATTGGTTGAGCCGGTATGGTTACCTTCCTCCTCAAGACCCCCGCACGAGTCAACTGCGGACCAAGGAGGGGATTGAGAAGGCCATCAAGGTCATGCAGCGATTTGGAGGCGTCCAGGAAACCGGGGTGCTCG ACAGCGCAACCCTAAAACTCATTTCCACACCACGGTGCTCTCTCCCTGACATTGTGGGGAGTGAGGACatgctgaggaagaggaggaggaggaggaagagatacGCCCTGTCAGGCCTCAAGTGGCATAAGACAGATCTGACGTGGAG TATCCAGAGCTTCCCATCGAGGTCTAACTCACCGAGGCTGGATAGTAATATTGTGGAGAACCTCCTCTATCACGCCTTCAAAGCCTGGAGTGACGCGGCCCCCTTGAGTTTCCGTAAGCTGCAGAGTGTCAGCGGCGGGACCGCAGCCGAAGGGGACATCAAAGTGTCTTTTGACCGTTTGCTGCACGAGGACGGGTACCCGTTTGACGGGAAGGGTGGCACCCTGGCCCACGCCTTCTTTCCTGGCAACGACAAAGTGGCGGgtgacacacactttgatgatgatgagatcTGGAGCTACGGAG GTGCAGGCGAGAGCACAGACTTGTTCACAGTTGCAGTGCATGAGTTTGGTCACGCTCTGGGCCTTTCCCATTCCTCCACCGACCCATCCATCATGAGGCCATATTACCAGGGTCCTGTGCAGGATATTGCCAACTTCAAGCTGGAGCTGGACGACAGGATGGCTATCCAGCAGCTCTACG GTGTGAAGGACGGTGggccaccagggggagctgACCCTGACCCCCCACGCCTGCCCAGTCCACCGCCTCCAAAACCAACACGGCC TTCTGAGCCCTCCTACAGTGAGCGCTGCCAGGGAGGATTTGATGCAGTGGCTAATATCAGGGGAGAGGTCTTCTTTTTTAAAG GTGCACACTTCTGGAGAACTACGCGAGACGGGTCCTTGCTGTCACTCAATCCGGCTCAGATCCAAAACTTCTGGATCGGCCTCCCGCCGGGAACAAACAAGGTCGACGCAGTGTATGAGAGGAAAAGTGACAGCCGAATCATCTTCTTTATCG GATCTCAGTACTGGGTCTTCAAGGACACGGAGGCCATGAGCGGTTACCCTCGGCCCCTCTCCGATTGGGGAATGAGAACCAAGAGCGGGGCACAGGTGGACAGGGTGGATGCAGCCTTTATCTGGGCTCACAATGGCAAGACCTACCTGTTTAGCCGAGGGGAGTTTTGGAGGTTTGACGAGAGCCGTAGAGATGAACAGGGGACCAGGAATCCGGATCCTGGCTACCCAAAGGAAACCAGCCTCTGGGAAGGAGTGCCCTCCGACATGGATGATATCATCAGCTGGGGAGAAG GAGATGCCTACTTCTTTAAGGACAATCTCTACTGGATCGTAAAGAATGGAGGACTGAACCAAGTTGACGTCTCTTCTAAATCCATCGCTGTCGACTGGCTTAGATGTCCTGCTCCGTCTCCGACCTCCCCTCCTCGATTCCCAAAGGAGTGCAAGTGTGACTTAAGGGGATCATCTTCGATACTTAGAAGCAGCTGGATCATCCTGATTTCAGTTTTATTGGCAATTAATGAGTTTATAAGAAAATAG